TTTTCATATTTTTTCTTAAACTTTTCTGCTGGGCCTGTTTTTCCTAAAAATTTTTTTTCTCCAGTAAAAAATGGATGGGAATAACTAGATATTTCCATTTTATATAATGGATAATTACATCCATTAAGTTGAATAAATTCTTTTGTTTTTACTGTTGATCGGCAAATTAAAATTTTTTCATTATTAATATCTTTAAAAACAACAGATCTATAATTTTTAGGATGTATTTCTTTTTTCATATTTTTTATTTTATTTCTATATTATATTTTTTTTTGGAAAACGGTAAATCATTCCATTAATATTCATTCCTGCTCCTAAAGACGCCATTAATATAATATCTCCAGGTCTTATTTCATGAGATGGCATTTTTCCTTGTAAAATTAAATCTAATAAAGTAGGAACAGTAGCTACAGAAGAATTTCCAAATTTTTTGATAGTCATCGGCATTATTTTTGATAAATTAAAATTTTTAAAAGAAGTATAATTATATAATTTTAATAATCTTTTTAAAATTGCATAATCCATTTTTGCATTAGCTTGATGAATAAGAATTTTTTTAACATCTTTTAGATGTAAATTAGCATGATCAAGAAGATTTTTTAACATATTTGGGACTTCTGTTAATGCATATTCATATATTCTTCTTCCATTCATTCTAATGTTCAGTAAAGACTTTTTATAATTGGTATTTAAAGAAGGACCATTAGTTAAATAATATAATTCTTCATTATTATTACATTGAGTCTCATAATAAATAATTCCATTTTTTTCATTTTCTATATTTTCTATTCCTGATAAAACAGCAGCTCCCGCCCCATCAGAAAAGATCATAGAATTTCTATCATGTGGATCTATAACTTTAGATAAAGTTTCGGAACTAGTAATTAATATATTTTTAGCATATTTAGATTTTAAAAGTTGATCAGCAAGAATCATTCCTTCAATCCAGCCTGGACAACCAAAAATCATATCATATGGTCTACATTTTTTATTTTTAATTTGAAGTTTATTTTTTACTCTAGAAGATATAGAAGGCATTAAATCAGATTGATAAGAAATAGGATGAATGTCCCCATAATTATGAGCTGATATAATATAATCTATTTTTTCTTTATAAATTTTAGAATTCATTAAAGCTCTTTTTGCTGCAATCGTTGCAATATCAGAATTCAATAATCCTTTATTTATATATCTTCTTTCTTCTATTTCCGTTATTTTTTGAAATTTATTAATAATTTCTTCATTAGATTTATCAATTTTTAATCCTTTTTTATCGTAAAATTTATGTTTTAAAAAATAATCACTTTTTATAATTTTTTTTGGTAAATAATGACCAGTTCCTGTAATGATTGATTGAATCATTTGTTTTTAAAATCAAAATTAATGGATAAAGTAAAAAAATAAAATTTTTTAAATAATAAAATACCCATTTTTTATTCAAAATTTAAAGTATATTATATAATATTTTTATGAAAAAAAACTCTCTAAAAGAAAAAAAAATAAAAAATATGTTTAATCATATTTATAAAAAATATGATTTAATTAATCATATATTATCATTTGGAATGGATTTTTTTTGGAGAAAAAAAATAATTTATTTATTATATCAATTTAATAAAAATCAAGGAATAAAAATTCAAAATATATTAGATTTAGCAACTGGAACTGGTGATTTAGCTATTTTATTAGCAAAAAAATTTGATAATTCTTCTTGTATTATTGGATTAGATCCATCCGATAAAATGTTACAAATAGCTCATAATAAAATACAAAAAAATTCTTTAGAAAACAGAATAAAATTAATTCAAGGATATTCACAACATATTCCATTTAAAAATGAAACATTTGATGCAGTAACTATTGCTTTCGGAATAAGAAATTTTCAATTTCTTCATCTTTCATTAAAAGAAATATATAGAATTTTAAAACCTTTAGGGATATTAGGAATATTAGAATTTTCTCAACCATCTAATTATTGGATAAATAAAATTTATTATTTTTATACTCATTTTATTATGAATAAAATAGGAAATTTTATATCAAATAATTATTTTGCATATAATTATTTAAAAGAATCTATTCAATCATTTTCTTTTTATGGTAAAAAAATGAATAAACTTTTAAAATATCATAAATTTAATACAGTTTATACAAAAAAATTAACTTTTGAAGTTACCTCTATTTATTTATCAATAAAATGAATTTTATTTTTTTATTCTGAATTTTAATTAAATTTTTTTTATCATGATAAAATATTTATCTGAATATTTAACATCTACTTTTCTAAAAAAAAGAATTAAAAATATAGAATTTTTCATGCGTTATCCAATAGAAATACAAAATCAATTGATGAATCAATTGATTTTGTATGCAAAAAATACTGAATTTGGAAAAAAATATGGATTTTGTGATATTAAAAAATATCAGCAATTCTCTGAAAGAATCCCTATATGTAAATATTCAGATTTAGAATATACCATAAAAAAAATTCGTAGAGGAGAAAAAAATATATTATGGCCAGGAAAAATAAAATGGTTTGCTAAATCTTCTGGAACTACAAATACAAAAAGTAAATATATTCCTGTAACAAATATATCTATGAATGAATGTCATTATAAAGCAGGAAAAGATATGTTATCTATTTATATTCATAATCATCCAAAAACAAAAATTTTTTTAGGAAAAGCTGTTCGGTTAGGAGGTAGTCATGAGTTATATAAAAATTATAATACATTTTATGGAGATTTATCTTCTATTTTAATTCAAAATACTCCTTTTTGGGCAGAAAATATTTGTATTCCTAAAAAAAAAATAGCTTTAATGAGTGAATGGGAAACAAAATTAGAAAAAATAGTAAAAGAAACAGGGCATAAAGATGTTCGTATTTTATTAGGTGTTTGTTCTTGGTTATTAATTTTTTTAAAAAAATTATTAAAAAAATTTAATAAAAAAAAAATTAACGAAATATGGTCTAATATTGAAGTAATATTTCATGGAGGAGTAAGTTTACAACCTTATATTATTCAATATAATAATTTATTTGAAAAATCTATTAATTATTATAATATATATAGTGCTTCAGAAGGATTTTTTGCAATTCAAGATCAAAAAAATGTTGAAGATCTTTTGCTTTTATTAAATCATGGAATTTTTTATGAATTTATTCCTTTGGAAGATATTAAAAAAAATAATCCTAAAATTATATCTATTAAAAATGTAGAATTAAATAAAAATTATGCATTAGTTATTTCTACTAATTCTGGATTATGGAGATATATAGTTGGAGATACTGTTAAATTTACTAATTTATCACCATATCGCATTTTAATTTCAGGAAGAACAACTCATTACATTAATTCTTTTGGAGAAGAATTAATTATTGAAAATGCAGAAAAAGCTTTAAATTTTACTTGTTTAAAAACAAATTCTATTATTCATGAATATACAGCAGGACCATTTTATATGGGAGAAAAAAATTCTGGAGCTCATGAATGGATTATAGAATTTAAAAAATTACCACAAGATTTAAATATTTTTAGTAAAATTTTAGATAAAGAATTAAAATCTCTCAATTCCGATTATGAAATTAAACGATATAAAAATATTATTCTTAATCCACCTATTATACATGTAGCTAGAAAAGGTTTATTTTATGATTGGTTAAAAAAAAATAAAAAATTAGGAGGACAAAATAAAATTCCTCGTTTATCTAATGATAGGAAATATATAGATTCTATTCTGAAAATAGAATAAAAATTTTAATAGAAATATTTTTAACTTTATATCATCTTAATTATTTTAAACTCATTATTATTGTATGACTGAAGAAAAAAGAAAAGAAATATTCAAAAATTATGGAAAATCTATTTATAATACAGGTTCTTCAAAAGTACAAGTTGTTTTATTTACTTACAGAATTAATCATTTAAGTAATCATTTAAAAAAAAATAAAAAAGATTTTAATACAGAAAGAGCTTTGGTTAAATTAGTAGGAAAAAGAAAAAAATTATTAAAATATATAGAAAAACGTGATATAAATAGTTATAAAAACATAATTAAAAATTTAGGATTAAGAAAATAATTAAAACATATAGTAGAAAAAAAAGAATAAAAATAAAATATGCCAGATATAGTCAAAGAAACCATCACTCTTAAAGATGGTCGTGCTATTACTATTGAAACAGGAGAATTAGCTAGACAAGCTGATGGATCTGCAACAGTACGTATAGGTAATACTATGTTATTAGCTACTGTAGTAGTTTCCAAAGAAATAAAAAATGAAATAAATTTTTTGCCTTTAACAGTAGATTATAGAGAAAAATATTATGCAGGTGGAAAAATTCCTGGAGGTTTTATAAAAAGAGAGGGGAGACCTTCTGATGAAGAAATATTAACGATGAGATTAGTTGATCGTGTTTTAAGACCTACATTTCCAGAATATTTTAAAAGAGAAATACAAATTATGATTTCTTTACTATCGTATGATAAAAATGTTTTACCAGATGGATTAGCAGGATTAGCAGCATCAACAGCTTTATCTGTTGCTGGAGTTCCTTTTAATGGACCTATATCTGAAATACGTATTATACGTTTAAAAAAAAAATTTATTATTAATCCAAGTTTAGATCAATTAAAAGAAGCAGATATAGATTTAATAGTAGGAGGTTCTATTAATTCTATTCTTATGATAGAAGGAGAAATGAAAGAAATAAAAGAAAATGAACTTTTAAATATTTTAATTAAAGCTCATGAAGCGATTAAACCTCAAATAGAAGCTCAAATACGTTTATCTAAAAAATTATCAAAAAAGAATTTTTTTTTCTTTGAAGATGAAGAAAAAAAATCAGAAAAAGAAAAAATAGAAAATGAATTTTTAAAAAAAGAATTAATTTCTTTTGCTTATAAAGAAATAGAAAAAATTTATAATAATTTTTTATCTAAAAAAAATAGATATAATCAAGAACAAATTATTTTAAAAAATTTTAAAAAAAAATTTTTAATAGAAGAAAAAAAAGAAATTTTTATTGATCAATTTTATGAAGAAATTAAAAAAAAAATAATCAGAAATTTAATTTTAAAAAAAGGAATTAGATTAGATGGAAGAACAAATACACAAATTCGTTCAATATCTAGTGTTGTTGATTATTTACCTGGTGTACATGGTTCTGCTTTATTTTCTAGAGGAGAAACTCAATCTCTCACTACAGTTACTTTAGGATCATCTTTAGATGCTAATAAAATAAATAATGTTATTATGGAAAATCAGGAAAAATTTTATTTACATTATAATTTTCCACCTTTTTCTACAGGAGAAATACGTCCAATAAGAGGTGTTTCTAGACGTGAAATTGGTCATGGTAATTTAGCTCAACGTGCATTAAAAAATATTATACCTAAGAATCCCTATACAATACGTATTGTTTCAGATATTTTAGAATCTAATGGATCTTCTTCTATGGCTACAGTTTGCGCTGCGAGTTTAGCTTTAATGGATTCTGGAATTTCTATTGAAAATCCAGTTTCTGGAATCGCAATGGGATTATTTATAGATAATGAGAAAAAAATTATTATATCTGATATAATAGGAGAAGAAGATTATTTTGGAGATTTAGATTTTAAAATAACGGGAACTAAAAATGGAATTACAGCTTGTCAAATGGATGTTAAAAACATACAAGGTATTACATATGATATTTTAAATAAAATTTTGATACAAGCTTGGGAAGGTCGAATTTATATTTTACAGAAAATGTTAGAAGTATTGCCTCAATATAGAAAAAAAATGAAAAATAATGCACCAAAAATATATACTTTTAATATTCCTAAAGATTTTATTGGTTCTGTTATAGGTCCAGGAGGAAAAGTTATTCAAGAAATACAGTCATGTACAAATACAAATATATTAATTGAAGACAAAAAAGATTTTGGTTATATTGAAATTATTGGAAAAGATTATGAAAAAATAGAAAAAGCTATTGATAGAATTAAACAAATTACTTTTATTCCTGAATTAGGAAAAGTATATAAAGCAAAAGTAAAATCAATAAAAGATTTTGGAGCTTTTGTTGAAATAGCTAAAGGTGTAGAAGGATTACTTCATATTTCAGAAATAGGATGGAAAAGATTGAATCATATAGAAGAAGAATTACATATTGGAGACATTATTGATGTTAAATTTTTGGGAATAGATGAAAAAAATAAAAAAATGAAACTTTCTAGAAAAGTTCTGCTTCCTCGTCCAGGAAAAAAAAATGATTAAAAATAAGAATAATGAGACAACTTAAAATAACTAAACAAGTAACAAATCGTGAATCTGAATCATTAGATAAATATCTTCATGAAATAGGAAAAATTCCATTATTAACTCCAGAAGAAGAAGTAGAATATGCACGTAGAGCAAGGGAAGGAGATACTTTAGCTATAAATAAACTTGTAAATGCAAATTTACGTTTTGTAGTTTCTGTAGCAAAACAATATCAAAATCAAGGTTTAAGTTTATGTGATTTAATTAATGAAGGAAATTTAGGATTAATAAAAGGAATACTACGTTTTGATGAGACAAGAGGATTTAAATGTATATCTTATGTTGTTTGGTGGATAAGACAAGCTATTTTACAAGCTATTGCAGAACAATCACGTTCCATTCGACAACCTACAAATAAATTAGCTTTACTTAATAAAATATTAAAAACTCTTGCTCAATTAGAGCAAGAATTGCAAAGAACTCCTTCTGCTAGAGAAATAGCAGAATATCTTAATATGAATGAAAAAGATGTAGAAGATTCTATTAAAAATTCGGGTAGACATGTTTCTATGGATGCACCATTGATAGAGGGAGAAGATTCTAATTTATATGATTTAGTTAGATCTGATGAATCTCCTCGTCCAGATGAACATTTAGAAAAAGAATCTTTAAGAAAAGATATTAAAAGAATTTTAGAAACTTTAAGTGAAAGAGAACGTCGTGTTATTATTTTACATTTTGGATTAAATGGATCTCCTCCAATGACTTTAGAAGAAGTTGGTCAATCTTGCGATTTAACAAGAGAAAGAGTAAGACAAATAGAAAGTATAGCATTAAAAAGATTAAAACATTCTTCTAGAAGTAAAATTCTTAAACCTTATTTAGGTTAACTCAATTAAGTTCATTTATATATATTTTGATTTCTATCAAATAGAAATAAAATGCGACCTCGAAGGGATTCGAACCCATAACCTTCTGATCCGTAGTCAGATGCTCTATCCAATTAAGCTACGAGGCCTATAAAATAACAAATATATATCAAGAATAAATAATTTTTAAAAAATTTTCTAAATTTAATGAAAAATTTCCTATAAGACCTCCATCTATATCTTTTTGTAAAAAAAAATCTTTTGCATTAAAATTATTAATACTTCCTCCATATAAAATAGATATTTTATTTGAAATATTTTCTCCATATTTTTTTAAAAATAAAGAACGAATAAATTCATGCATTTTTTGAGCTTGTTGATATGTTGCACTTTTTCCTGTTCCAATAGCCCAAATAGGTTCATATGCTATATGAAAAAATTTTATTTCATTTTCTGAAAAATGAAAAACAGTATGTTTTAATTGATCTTTTATAACATTAAATTGTTGATTTTTATTTCTTTCAAAATATGTTTCCCCTATACAAAAAATAATATTAAATCCATATTTTAATGCTATTTTTATTTTTTCTAATAAAATATTATTTTTTTCACAAAAAAATTTTCTACGTTCACTATGTCCTAATATAACTTTAGAAATTCCTATAGATTTTAACATAGAAGCGGATACTTCTCCTGTATATGAACCTTTATCCATTTGATGAATATTTTGAGCAGCAATTTTTAAAGGACTTCCTTGTAGAATATGATTTGAAATATGTAAGAAAGGAAAAGAAGGAGCAATAATAATTTCTTTATTATGATTTATTTTTTGTTCAAAAATTTTTTTTAAAAGATTTCTAAGAAAAGAAGTTGTTTCATGAAAATCATGATTCATTTTCCAATTTGCTATGACAATCTTTTTCTTCATTTTTTTTTTTTAATTTAAAATATATAAACAATAAATATTTTTATATTAAAATCAAAAATTTTTTTTTAATATAAAAATAGTTTCAAATAACATTTTCCAATAAAATTTTTCTAATTTTTTAAATGATATTTTTTCTTTATTTTTTTTCAAGTATAAAATATTTTTTATAATATTATTAATAGAAAATATTTTATACTTGAAATTTTCATGAAAAGAATTTTGTATTTTTTCAAATTTTTTATTATAAAGAAAAATAACATCATTATATGATATTTTATTAAAATTTAAAATAAAAAAAATATCTATTTTAATTAAAATAATTATAAGATAATTTATAATATCTATATATGTATCAGTTATTTTTTCTTCTTGTATTTTTTGATATCCTTTTGATTGAATATTTTTTATACGAATTATTTTAATAAAAATTTGATCTATTATAGAAGAATTTTTTAAAATTTTCCATGATAAACCATAATCTTTTAATTTATTAAAAAATAATTTTCTACATTTTTTAATAATAAAATCAATAGAATAATAATTCATGTCATATAATTTTATTATATGTTTATTATTTGTGTAATTATATATATGAAAAATAAAATTTACAAATAAATAATTTTTAAATGATAATTAATTGTGCCGGATCTTTATTATCTTTAAAAGAACCAAAAATTATGGGAATAGTTAATTTAACACCTGATTCTTTTTATGATGGTGGACAATTAGATTCTAAAAATAAAATATTAAAGCATGTAGAAAATTTATTAAACGAAGGTTCTGATTTTATAGATATCGGAGGTTGTTCTACTCGTCCAAAATCAAAATTTATACCAGAAAAAGAAGAAATAAAAAGAGTTATAAAACCTATTCGGTATATCATAAAAAATTTTCCTAAAATTAGAATATCTATAGATACTTTTCGTAGTGAAGTAGCAAGAATAGCTGTTGAAGAAGGTGCTGTAATAATAAATGATATATCAGGAGGAAATTTAGATAAAAATATGTTTCCTTTACTTGGGAAACTTAAAATTCCATATATATTAAATCATATAAAAGGAATTCCTAAAAATATGCAAAAAAATATATATTATAAAAATAATATAATTATAGAAATAAATAATTTTTTTTCAAAAAAAATTTTTTATTTAAAAAAAAATGGAATTCAAGACATTATTTTAGATCCTGGATTTGGTTTTGGAAAAACATTAAAACAAAATTTTCAAATATTAAAATATTTATCTTTATTAGGATTTCAAGACCATTTAATTTTAATAGGAATTTCTAGAAAATCTATGATTCAACACATACTAAAAATTTCTCATAAAAAATCATTAAATGCTACTTCAATAATTCATACTATTGCACTATTAAATGGATCAAAATTATTACGTGTACATGATGTCAAAGAAGCTATTGAATGTATTAAATTAGTACAATATTACAAAAATATTTACTAATTCATTAATTAATTTTGTATTATTTTTTGTATAAATCCTTTTTTTTATTATTATCATTATTATTTTCTTTGAAGATCTCTTTCATTGATATTTTAGATATATTTTTAGTATTTATTATTTTATTTCAAGTCTATAGATTAGTTTATAGTACCCCTGCTTTAAACATTTTTTATGGAATCATTGCAACTTTTATTTTCTGGAAAATAGTAGAAATTTATGAAATGAAACTCCTAAGCATAGTTATAAGTGCTTTTTTTAAAGGGGGATTCCTTGCATTAATTATTGTATTTCAACCAGAAATAAGAAAATTTCTTCTCATAGTAGGAAGTAAAAATTTTTTTAAAAAATTTATATTTTCTCTTTTTTTTAAAAAATCAAATGTATCTATAAAAACTGAAACTATAGATAGTATAGTAAAATCTTGCGCCATTTTTTCAGGAGATAAAACAGGTATTTTAATCGTAATTCAATTACATCAAGATTTAAAAGAATTTATTCAAAATGGAGATGAAATGGACGCTAAAGTAAATATTTCTATATTAGAAAGTATTTTTTATAAAAATAGTCCATTACATGATGGAGCTGTAATTATTATAGGAAATAAAATAGTGAGAACAAGAGCAATACTTCCTGTATCTTATGATAAAGAAATTCCATCACGTTTAGGACTACGTCATAGAGCCGCTATTGGTATATCTGAAAAAACAGATGCTATTTGTCTTGTTATTTCAGAAGAAACAGGTTATATATCTTATATTAAAGATCAAAAAAGAACTATTATAACTAATATAAATAATTTAAAAATGAAACTTGAAGAAGATTTACTTTAAAATAATGAAAAAAATGAATATAAAAAATATATATAAATTATATATGATCTCTTCAGGAATAGAAATAAATAGTAAAAAAGTTCGAAAAGGATCTATTTTTATAGCTTTAAAAGGAAAAAATTTTGATGGGAATCAATTTTCTAAAGAAGCCATTTTAAACGGAGCTATATTATCCATAATAGATAATAAAAATTTTATTTCTTATAATAATAAGAACAAAATTATTTTTGTAGATAATACTTTGCATTTTTTACAAAAATTAGCAATGTATCATAGATACCAATTACGTCATATTCCTATTATAGCTATTACAGGAAGTAATGGAAAAACTACTACAAAAGAACTTACTCAAGTTATTTTATCTCAGAAATATAAAAAAGTTCATTTTACTAAAAATAATTTTAATAATCATATAGGAATTCCATTAACTATATTATCTATGTCTAGAAATACAGAAATTTCTGTTATCGAAATTGGAGCTAATCATGAAAAAGAAATTGAAAAAATGTGTTCTATCATAAAACCAGATTATGGATATATAACTAATTTTGGAAAAGCTCATTTGGAAGGATTTCAAAGTATAGAAGGAATTATACGTGGTAAATTAGAATTATATAATTTTTTAAAAAAAAATAAAAAAATAGTATTTGTTAATGGAGATGATCCTATTCAATTAAAAGAAAGTATAGGAATTAAAAGATTTATTTTTTCTGAAAAAGAAAAATCAGATATAAAAATTAAATATTTATGGAAAGAATCTTATTTACAATCAATTTTATATATTGATAATATAAAAATTAGTTCTGATTTAATAGGAAATTACAATTTATATAATATAGCTTCGGCTATATCTATTGGAAAATATTTTAAAGTTTCTTTAAAAAAAATAAAAAATGCTGTAGAAAAATATATTCCAAAAAATTATCGTTCTCAAATTATACATAAAAAAAATATAAAAATTTTTATAGATTGTTATAATGCAAATCCTACTAGCATGATTTATGCTTTAAAATTTTTTAATAATAATAATATAAAAGGTAATAAAATTGCTATATTAGGAGATATGTTAGAATTAGGACTTTATTCTAATTATGAACATAAAAAAATAATTTTTTTTTTAGAAAAAAGTCACATAAATATAACATTTTTAATTGGAAAAAATTTTTTTAATACTGATTTAAAAATTTCTCAAAAAATAAAAAAATTTATAAATAAAAAAAAATTTATTGAATGGATAAAAAAAAATTCTATTCAAAAACAAAAAATTGATTATATACTTATTAAAGGTTCTAGAAAATACTCATTAGAAAACCTTATTGATTTCATTTAATTATTCTTTGCAAATTTAATTTTATTAAATTACATTTGTATATATATAAATAAAATAATCTAATTTTGTAAAATTTTTTCTTATGAAAGAAATTACCACAAAAACCTATATTAAGTGGTTTAAAGATATGTCTTTTTGGAGAAAATTTGAGGATAAATGTCGTTCCTTATACTTAAAACAGAAAATTAGAGGATTTTTACATTTATATAATGGACAAGAAGCTTTACCTGCAGGATTAACTCATGCAATGGATATGTCTAAAGATAAAATTATAACTGCTTATAGATGTCATATATTTCCATTATCTATGGGAGTTGATCCAAAAAAAATTATGGCAGAACTTTTGGGAAAAAAAACAGGAACATCTCGTGGAATGGGTGGTTCTATGCATATTTTTAGCAAAAAACATCGTTTTTATGGAGGACACGGTATTGTAGGTGGACAAATTCCATTAGGAGCTGGTATTGCCTTTGCTGATAAATATTTCAATAGAGATGCAGTTACTTTAACTATTATGGGAGATGGAGCTGTAAGACAGGGATCTTTACATGAAACATTTAATATGTCTATGATATGGAAACTTCCTGTTGTATTTATATGTGAAAATAATGGATATGCTATGGGTACTTCTGTAAAAAGAAGCACAAATATGAAAGAAATATATAAAATAGGTTTATCATATGGAATGCCATCTTATCCTGTAGATGGAATGAATCCTGAAAAAATAGCAAAAATAGCTTCTATTGCAATAGAAAAAGCGAGAAAAGGAGAAGGAGCTACTTTTTTAGATATTAAAACATATAGATATAGGGGGCATTCTATGTCAGATGCTGAATCATATCGTAATAAAGAGGAAGTGATTTTATATAAAAAAAAAGATCCTATTTTAAAATTAAAAAATATTATTGTACAAAATAAATGGGAAACTATAGATAATTTAAATACTATAGAAAATGAAGTAAAAAGGAAAGTAGAATATTGTGTAGAATTTGCAGAAAACTCAGATACACCTTCTTTAGAAGAAATGTATAATGTTGTTTATAATGAGAAAGATTATCCTTTTTTAGATTTTATATAAATAAAAAAATATAAAATTATACCTTTTTTATAATTAAAAAATACAATAATGGCAGAAATAATATCTATGCCCCAATTAAGTGATACAATGGAAGAGGGCACTGTAATTAAATGGAATAAAAAAATAGGAGATAAAGTTTATGAAGGAGATATTTTAGCGGAAATAGAAACAGATAAAGCTACTCAAGATTTTGAAATAGATGTTAGTGGTATTCTTCTTTTTATTGGTGTAAAAGAAGGAGAAAAAACACGTGTTAATGATATATTAGCGATTATAGGAGAGGAAGGAGAAGATATCAATCATTTAATTTCAAAATCAAAAAAAATACAAAAAGAAAAAAAGGATAAAATCAATAAAGAAGATAGAATATTTATTTCTCCTTTAGCAAAAAAAATGGCTAAAAAAATAGGAATATCTTTAAGTGATATTAATAAAGGTAGTGGAGATTATGGAAGAATTATTAAAAAAGATATTGATAAATATTATAAAAAAACAAAATTAAAGGAAAATAAATTTCATAAAAAAATATCTCATTCTTCTATGAGAAAAAAAATAGCAAAACATTTAACTTTTTCTAAATTTTCTGCTCCACATTATTACTTATTTAATGAAATTCATGTAGATAAATTAATTGAATTTAGAAAAAAATTAAATGATAAACTTTCTTTAGAAGAAAAAATATCATTTAATGATATTATTATAAAAGCAGTCGCTCAATCTTTAAAGAAAAATCCAAATATGAATGTTTCTTGGAATGAAGAAGAAATTTTATTTCATTCACATATTCATATTGGAATAGCTGTAGCAATAAAAGATGGATTAATAGTCCCAGTTATTAAAAATTCTGACCAAAAATCATTATTACAAATTTCCAAAGAAATTAAAGATAAAGTATTTCGTTCAAAATCAAAAAAAATACAACCAGAAG
The sequence above is a segment of the Blattabacterium cuenoti genome. Coding sequences within it:
- a CDS encoding GH3 auxin-responsive promoter family protein, with translation MIKYLSEYLTSTFLKKRIKNIEFFMRYPIEIQNQLMNQLILYAKNTEFGKKYGFCDIKKYQQFSERIPICKYSDLEYTIKKIRRGEKNILWPGKIKWFAKSSGTTNTKSKYIPVTNISMNECHYKAGKDMLSIYIHNHPKTKIFLGKAVRLGGSHELYKNYNTFYGDLSSILIQNTPFWAENICIPKKKIALMSEWETKLEKIVKETGHKDVRILLGVCSWLLIFLKKLLKKFNKKKINEIWSNIEVIFHGGVSLQPYIIQYNNLFEKSINYYNIYSASEGFFAIQDQKNVEDLLLLLNHGIFYEFIPLEDIKKNNPKIISIKNVELNKNYALVISTNSGLWRYIVGDTVKFTNLSPYRILISGRTTHYINSFGEELIIENAEKALNFTCLKTNSIIHEYTAGPFYMGEKNSGAHEWIIEFKKLPQDLNIFSKILDKELKSLNSDYEIKRYKNIILNPPIIHVARKGLFYDWLKKNKKLGGQNKIPRLSNDRKYIDSILKIE
- the ubiE gene encoding bifunctional demethylmenaquinone methyltransferase/2-methoxy-6-polyprenyl-1,4-benzoquinol methylase UbiE; protein product: MKKNSLKEKKIKNMFNHIYKKYDLINHILSFGMDFFWRKKIIYLLYQFNKNQGIKIQNILDLATGTGDLAILLAKKFDNSSCIIGLDPSDKMLQIAHNKIQKNSLENRIKLIQGYSQHIPFKNETFDAVTIAFGIRNFQFLHLSLKEIYRILKPLGILGILEFSQPSNYWINKIYYFYTHFIMNKIGNFISNNYFAYNYLKESIQSFSFYGKKMNKLLKYHKFNTVYTKKLTFEVTSIYLSIK
- the rpsO gene encoding 30S ribosomal protein S15, whose product is MTEEKRKEIFKNYGKSIYNTGSSKVQVVLFTYRINHLSNHLKKNKKDFNTERALVKLVGKRKKLLKYIEKRDINSYKNIIKNLGLRK
- a CDS encoding 3-oxoacyl-ACP synthase III family protein; the encoded protein is MIQSIITGTGHYLPKKIIKSDYFLKHKFYDKKGLKIDKSNEEIINKFQKITEIEERRYINKGLLNSDIATIAAKRALMNSKIYKEKIDYIISAHNYGDIHPISYQSDLMPSISSRVKNKLQIKNKKCRPYDMIFGCPGWIEGMILADQLLKSKYAKNILITSSETLSKVIDPHDRNSMIFSDGAGAAVLSGIENIENEKNGIIYYETQCNNNEELYYLTNGPSLNTNYKKSLLNIRMNGRRIYEYALTEVPNMLKNLLDHANLHLKDVKKILIHQANAKMDYAILKRLLKLYNYTSFKNFNLSKIMPMTIKKFGNSSVATVPTLLDLILQGKMPSHEIRPGDIILMASLGAGMNINGMIYRFPKKNII
- a CDS encoding type B 50S ribosomal protein L31, with product MKKEIHPKNYRSVVFKDINNEKILICRSTVKTKEFIQLNGCNYPLYKMEISSYSHPFFTGEKKFLGKTGPAEKFKKKYEKYKKI
- a CDS encoding polyribonucleotide nucleotidyltransferase, giving the protein MPDIVKETITLKDGRAITIETGELARQADGSATVRIGNTMLLATVVVSKEIKNEINFLPLTVDYREKYYAGGKIPGGFIKREGRPSDEEILTMRLVDRVLRPTFPEYFKREIQIMISLLSYDKNVLPDGLAGLAASTALSVAGVPFNGPISEIRIIRLKKKFIINPSLDQLKEADIDLIVGGSINSILMIEGEMKEIKENELLNILIKAHEAIKPQIEAQIRLSKKLSKKNFFFFEDEEKKSEKEKIENEFLKKELISFAYKEIEKIYNNFLSKKNRYNQEQIILKNFKKKFLIEEKKEIFIDQFYEEIKKKIIRNLILKKGIRLDGRTNTQIRSISSVVDYLPGVHGSALFSRGETQSLTTVTLGSSLDANKINNVIMENQEKFYLHYNFPPFSTGEIRPIRGVSRREIGHGNLAQRALKNIIPKNPYTIRIVSDILESNGSSSMATVCAASLALMDSGISIENPVSGIAMGLFIDNEKKIIISDIIGEEDYFGDLDFKITGTKNGITACQMDVKNIQGITYDILNKILIQAWEGRIYILQKMLEVLPQYRKKMKNNAPKIYTFNIPKDFIGSVIGPGGKVIQEIQSCTNTNILIEDKKDFGYIEIIGKDYEKIEKAIDRIKQITFIPELGKVYKAKVKSIKDFGAFVEIAKGVEGLLHISEIGWKRLNHIEEELHIGDIIDVKFLGIDEKNKKMKLSRKVLLPRPGKKND